A single genomic interval of Ramlibacter sp. harbors:
- the hfq gene encoding RNA chaperone Hfq translates to MSNKGQLLQDPFLNTLRREHVPVSIYLVNGIKLQGQIESFDQYVVLLRNTVTQMVYKHAISTIVPGRAVNFSTAEGDEASAA, encoded by the coding sequence GTGAGCAATAAAGGGCAGCTTTTACAAGACCCATTCCTCAACACCCTGCGTCGCGAGCATGTTCCGGTGTCGATTTACCTCGTCAACGGCATCAAGCTCCAGGGTCAGATTGAGTCTTTTGACCAATACGTGGTCCTGTTGCGCAACACGGTCACCCAGATGGTGTACAAGCACGCCATCTCGACCATTGTGCCGGGCCGGGCCGTGAATTTCAGCACGGCCGAAGGCGACGAAGCCAGCGCTGCCTGA
- the hflX gene encoding GTPase HflX, protein MSSSVAPESPTTPALLVGVDLGLPHFDGELEELGLLAQTAGLTPVARITCKRKAPDAALFIGSGKADEIKALAAQTGAVEVLFDQSLSPAQQRNLERHIGLPVNDRTLLILEIFAQRARSHEGKLQVELARLQYVSTRLVRRWSHLERQTGGAGVRGGPGEKQIELDRRMIGEAIKRTKDRLVKVKRQRQTQRRHRERQGAFNISLVGYTNAGKSTLFNALVKARAYAADQLFATLDTTTRQLYLGDGQGGGRSVSLSDTVGFIRDLPHGLIDAFQATLQEATDADLLLHVVDAANPHFPEQIGEVQRVLAEIGADAIPQVLVFNKLDALEIAQQPLQLADMYELDGTPVPRLFVSARTAVGLPALREQLVQAVLERDAAGIPPQHAAPLHETAA, encoded by the coding sequence TTGAGTTCGTCCGTCGCGCCTGAGTCACCGACCACCCCGGCCCTGCTGGTGGGGGTGGATCTCGGGCTGCCGCATTTCGACGGCGAGCTCGAGGAACTGGGCCTTTTGGCCCAGACCGCCGGCCTCACGCCGGTGGCCCGCATCACCTGCAAGCGCAAGGCGCCCGACGCCGCGCTGTTCATCGGCAGCGGCAAGGCCGATGAAATCAAGGCCCTGGCCGCCCAGACCGGCGCCGTGGAGGTGCTGTTCGACCAATCCCTGAGTCCCGCCCAGCAGCGCAACCTGGAGCGCCACATCGGCCTGCCGGTCAACGACCGCACGCTGCTGATCCTGGAGATCTTCGCCCAGCGCGCGCGCAGCCACGAAGGCAAGCTCCAGGTGGAACTGGCCCGGCTGCAGTACGTGAGCACGCGGCTGGTGCGGCGCTGGTCGCACCTGGAGCGCCAGACCGGTGGCGCCGGCGTGCGCGGCGGTCCGGGCGAGAAGCAGATCGAGCTGGACCGGCGCATGATCGGCGAAGCGATCAAGCGCACCAAGGACCGCCTGGTCAAGGTCAAGCGCCAGCGCCAGACCCAGCGCCGCCACCGGGAGCGCCAGGGCGCCTTCAACATCTCGCTGGTGGGCTACACCAACGCCGGTAAATCCACGCTGTTCAACGCCCTGGTCAAGGCCCGCGCCTATGCGGCCGACCAGCTTTTCGCCACGCTGGACACCACCACGCGCCAGCTGTATCTTGGCGACGGGCAGGGCGGGGGACGCTCCGTGTCGCTGTCGGACACCGTCGGCTTCATCCGCGACCTGCCGCACGGGCTGATCGACGCCTTCCAGGCCACGCTGCAGGAGGCCACCGATGCCGACCTGCTGCTGCATGTGGTCGACGCGGCCAACCCCCATTTCCCCGAGCAGATCGGCGAGGTCCAGCGTGTGCTGGCCGAGATCGGCGCCGACGCGATTCCGCAGGTCCTGGTGTTCAACAAGCTCGACGCCCTTGAAATCGCCCAGCAGCCCCTGCAACTGGCGGACATGTACGAGCTTGACGGCACGCCCGTCCCCCGGCTGTTCGTGAGTGCGCGCACGGCCGTGGGCCTGCCTGCGCTGAGGGAGCAACTGGTGCAGGCGGTGCTCGAACGCGACGCGGCCGGCATACCCCCTCAGCATGCTGCCCCTTTGCATGAGACCGCGGCCTGA